From Zingiber officinale cultivar Zhangliang chromosome 5B, Zo_v1.1, whole genome shotgun sequence, the proteins below share one genomic window:
- the LOC121986912 gene encoding ribonuclease H-like, with amino-acid sequence MVIAKDTCFFVGRNPGVYNSWEEAHLQVNRYSGASHKSYQTKEEAVRAFNAYREKQHASFTPRSQNSSSSSSGSTLAATSSSSQKLKQSEELAKLIDAQLHLANEYHNNALKIAEIYEDMKKKLDSLHVDD; translated from the coding sequence ATGGTTATAGCGAAAGACACATGTTTTTTTGTTGGACGAAATCCTGGTGTTTATAACAGTTGGGAAGAAGCTCATTTACAAGTTAATAGATATAGCGGTGCTTCCCACAAATCGTATCAAACCAAGGAGGAAGCGGTGAGAGCTTTTAATGCTTATAGAGAGAAACAACATGCTTCCTTCACCCCTAGAAGCCAAAATAGTTCGAGCTCAAGTTCGGGATCAACTTTAGCTGCCACTTCAAGTTCTAGTCAAAAATTGAAGCAAAGCGAAGAACTGGCCAAGTTAATAGATGCTCAGTTACATTTAGCTAATGAGTATCATAATAATGCATTAAAGATTGCTGAGATTTATGAAGATATGAAGAAGAAATTAGATTCTCTTCATGTTGATGATTAG
- the LOC121986915 gene encoding uncharacterized protein LOC121986915 — MAAKATTVADFRQRMDKMKRMDEKAYDWLSKKPVEHWSKSHFTIAAKCDVLLNNMCECFNSLILDAREKPIIPMFENIRSLLMVRFQLNRDKAEKWDKGICPKIINVLAKIYIEAAQHSPLQADSMHFQIHGPSGQHTVNFSTNSCSCRKWDLIGIPCPHAVCALWCKHQDPLQYVSPYYTVEAYKRCYENAILPITGPDLWPKCELSPPLPPMYTKKVDRPAKLRRRERDEVPSGTHLRGAKRNTKCRKCGRDGHNKRMCKEIRESVNEPPTQQSQSSATTTSKPQRKKALGN; from the coding sequence ATGGCTGCAAAAGCAACAACAGTTGCTGATTTTCGACAAAGGATGGATAAGATGAAACGGATGGATGAGAAGGCTTATGATTGGTTGTCCAAGAAACCAGTAGAGCATTGGTCTAAGTCACATTTCACCATTGCTGCTAAGTGTGACGTACTTTTGAATAACATGTGTGAATGTTTCAATAGCCTCATATTGGATGCTCGAGAGAAGCCTATAATTCCGATGTTTGAAAATATAAGGAGTTTGTTGATGGTACGCTTTCAGCTTAATAGAGACAAGGCTGAGAAATGGGACAAGGGCATTTGTCCTAAAATTATAAATGTTTTGGCAAAGATCTACATTGAGGCAGCACAACATAGCCCACTACAAGCTGATTCTATGCACTTTCAGATCCACGGACCATCTGGTCAGCACACTGTCAACTTCAGTACAAACTCTTGTAGCTGTAGAAAGTGGGACTTGATTGGCATCCCTTGCCCACATGCGGTGTGTGCTCTTTGGTGTAAGCATCAAGATCCACTACAATATGTGAGTCCTTATTATACGGTTGAGGCATACAAGAGATGCTATGAGAATGCTATTTTGCCCATTACTGGTCCTGATCTATGGCCGAAATGTGAATTGTCACCTCCACTACCTCCGATGTACACAAAGAAAGTGGACAGACCTGCTAAATTGAGAAGGAGGGAAAGAGATGAAGTGCCTAGTGGAACACATCTGCGTGGAGCTAAAAGAAATACTAAGTGCAGGAAATGTGGACGAGATGGCCATAACAAAAGGATGTGCAAAGAAATAAGGGAGAGTGTGAATGAGCCTCCAACACAACAAAGTCAATCAAGCGCGACAACGACTTCTAAACCACAAAGGAAAAAAGCTTTGGGTAACTAA